The following coding sequences lie in one Notolabrus celidotus isolate fNotCel1 chromosome 6, fNotCel1.pri, whole genome shotgun sequence genomic window:
- the dnajc24 gene encoding dnaJ homolog subfamily C member 24: MCEVSEKDLYAVLGASPSDSAQQLRHRYQQLALKYHPDRLGGVCSSEAESAVKKFLEVDAAWRILGDQNTRKQYDLQRRAQELKQDWPVDSTVHLEDMTWDRGECVYTYSCRCGGSFEVSMEEVKEETERRQQDNEEEEEHTGVVLCCDTCSLSVYVTWSLHSQTHI; encoded by the exons ATGTGTGAGGTATCTGAGAAGGACCTATATGCTGTGCTTGGAGCCAGCCCCTCAGACTCAGCGCAGCAGCTCAGACACAGATACCAGCAGCTGGCTCTAAAG TACCATCCAGACCGTCTTGGTGGTGTGTGTTCTTCAGAAGCAGAGTCTGCTGTGAAGAAGTTTTTAGAAGTTGATGCAGCCTGGAGAATCCTCGGTGACCAGAACACCAGGAAACAGTATGACCTGCAGAGGAGAG CACAGGAGCTCAAACAGGATTGGCCAGTGGATTCTACAGTTCACCTGGAGGACATGACCTGGGACAGGG GCGAGTGTGTGTACACATACAGCTGTCGCTGTGGGGGAAGTTTTGAAGTCTCcatggaggaggtgaaggaggagacggagaggagacagcaggataatgaagaggaagaggagcacacAGGAGTGGTCCTTTGCTGTGATACATGTTCCCTCAGCGTGTATGTCACATGGTCATTACATTCACAGACtcatatataa